From the genome of Flavobacterium sediminis:
TACACCGCCTTCCGGAAAAATACAAATGCTTAACCCTTGATGTAATCTTTTCTGTGCTCTCTCAAAAACTTGATATCGGCTTTTGCTACTACTTCTGTCGACCATGATACAAACCCTTTTATAGAAAAAACCGAAAATAGGAAACTTAGAAAGTTCTTTCTTGCCGACAAATACAAAAGGATTGTTTTTAACAACGATCAGCATTAACATAATATCGGTCATTGAGGTATGATTGGCAACTAACATATAACTTTTTTCTTTTTCAAGAGGAGCTTCCCATTTGATTTTATGATAAAACCCCATACCCCAAAGGACAAATTTGGCCCAAAAGCGAGCCACTCTGAAAAAAAGTTTATAAGTACTTTCTGAACTTACTAATACTAATAAAACCGGTGAAAGAACAAGAATCGGGATCATTACCAGAATGTAAAACCAGATACGCCAGAAAAACCAAAAGATATATTGTAGAATTTTCATTGAGAATTGTCTGTAGGTGTTTTTTATTTAATTACTTTACCTCTATGTAGGCAAAACTTCTGATGTCAAAAATAAGAATATTTGACATTAAACCGAGAAGTTCCCGGTTTCTTTATGAATAAAAGCATAAGTATGGCGGTTTTCTTTTCTCCTTACACTGAAATGTCCTAATTTTGCAAAAAATTATATAAAATGGCAAAAATACT
Proteins encoded in this window:
- a CDS encoding lysophospholipid acyltransferase family protein, producing MKILQYIFWFFWRIWFYILVMIPILVLSPVLLVLVSSESTYKLFFRVARFWAKFVLWGMGFYHKIKWEAPLEKEKSYMLVANHTSMTDIMLMLIVVKNNPFVFVGKKELSKFPIFGFFYKRVCIMVDRSSSKSRYQVFERAQKRLHQGLSICIFPEGGVPDDESIILDEFKDGAFRLAIEHQIPVVPMSFIDNKRRFPFRFFSGKPGRMRVTVHKPIETTGMTLDHKSHLKKEVREIVLKDLKH